The following proteins are encoded in a genomic region of Pungitius pungitius chromosome 17, fPunPun2.1, whole genome shotgun sequence:
- the ndufs6 gene encoding NADH dehydrogenase [ubiquinone] iron-sulfur protein 6, mitochondrial produces MAASVCRVLSFSRNAKVLASPLRLTAVPVHRYSVEVSSTGEAITHTGQVFDAKDPRRARFVGRQKEVNKNFAINLVAEEPVTPVEARVVSCDGGGGALGHPKVYINLDKDTKVGTCGYCGLQFKQNHHH; encoded by the exons ATGGCGGCCTCGGTGTGTAGAGTTCTGTCCTTCAGTAGAAATGCTAAGGTGCTTGCTTCACCTTTGAGGTTGACCGCTGTACCTGTTCATCGGTACAGTGTAGAAGTGTCCAGTACCGGCGAGGCCATTACTCACACCGGCCAG GTGTTTGATGCAAAGGATCCCAGGAGGGCCAGATTCGTTGGCAGGCAGAAAGAG GTGAACAAGAACTTTGCCATCAACTTGGTGGCGGAGGAGCCAGTGACTCCCGTTGAGGCGAGAGTGGTGTcctgtgatggaggaggaggcgcccTGGGGCACCCCAAAGTCTACATCAACCTG gaTAAAGACACAAAAGTGGGAACTTGCGGCTACTGTGGATTACAGTTCAAGCAAAACCATCATCATTAA
- the irx4b gene encoding iroquois-class homeodomain protein IRX-4b: MAYSQLGYPYATTPQFLMTPSSLAGCLEPGTPPSHPALRSPGHQLASTGGIGVYGGAYPKSQGYYNTCGSDATALYPRGPLDPKDAAASVGTSQTPAYYPYDYTFGQYPYDRYGYSCSDSASRRKNATRETTSTLKAWLQEHQKNPYPTKGEKIMLAIITRMTLTQVSTWFANARRRLKKENKVTWSPRACKSSDDRGCDDDSDEAEKPYENAKDLPDQPCANLQSDLEDFDLLDSDGSDCESKPRFLPADSDRSTDLPRGQLAHSADPQLGNERLSPDCPKLTPVKQRDHGFYPNPDPRSADAKPKIWSIARTAASLDGSLQPEYPPCMLSSSGSPSHGYPSNMALTKADRERESPVATLREWVDGVFHGPPFQQLKPVEAWKGLTDAPADGRTRGQSYEPARPASSSQA, from the exons ATGGCTTACTCTCAGCTGGGATACCCCTACGCCACCACACCGCAG TTCCTGATGACGCCCAGCTCTCTGGCCGGGTGTCTGGAGCCGGGGACGCCTCCGTCCCACCCGGCGCTGCGCTCCCCGGGCCACCAGCTCGCCTCCACCGGCGGCATCGGAGTCTACGGCGGAGCTTATCCAAAGAGCCAAGGTTACTACAACACCTGCGGCAGCGACGCCACCGCGCTCTATCCCAGA GGGCCACTAGATCCCAAAGATGCAGCTGCATCCGTGGGGACGTCTCAGACTCCTGCCTACTATCCCTATGACTATACATTTGGACAATATCCATACGATAGATACGG GTACTCCTGCTCTGACAGCGCGTCGCGTCGTAAAAACGCCACCCGGGAGACCACCAGCACCCTGAAGGCTTGGCTGCAGGAACACCAGAAGAACCCCTACCCTACGAAGGGAGAGAAGATCATGCTGGCCATCATCACCAGGATGACCCTCACACAG GTGTCCACATGGTTTGCCAATGCACGCCGGAGGCTAAAGAAGGAGAACAAGGTGACGTGGTCACCGCGGGCTTGTAAGAGCTCTGACGATCGTGGCTGTGATGATGATAGCGACGAAGCTGAGAAGCCCTACGAAAACGCCAAAGACCTCCCGG ACCAACCGTGTGCAAACCTGCAGAGTGACTTGGAGGACTTTGACCTGCTGGATTCGGACGGCTCCGACTGCGAATCGAAGCCACGGTTCCTACCTGCGGACAGTGACCGGAGCACAGACCTCCCGCGCGGGCAGCTGGCACACAGCGCTGACCCGCAGCTCGGCAACGAGAGGctgtctccggactgccccaaACTCACGCCGGTCAAACAGCGAGACCACGGCTTCTATCCCAACCCAGACCCTCGAAGCGCGGACGCCAAGCCCAAGATCTGGTCCATCGCTCGGACCGCCGCGTCCCTGGACGGAAGCTTGCAGCCAGAATACCCGCCCTGCATGCTGTCGTCCTCGGGCTCGCCCTCCCACGGGTATCCGTCAAACATGGCGCTGACCAAGGCAGACCGGGAGCGGGAGTCGCCGGTCGCCACGCTCAGAGAGTGGGTGGACGGGGTTTTCCACGGCCCGCCCTTCCAGCAGCTCAAGCCGGTGGAGGCGTGGAAGGGCTTGACTGACGCCCCGGCAGACGGCAGGACACGCGGACAGTCGTACGAACCCGCGAGGCCTGCGTCGTCTTCGCAGGCCTGA